Within Ipomoea triloba cultivar NCNSP0323 chromosome 9, ASM357664v1, the genomic segment AGATTGTTGACTTTTTTGTCACtttttaattatcttttgaACCCAGCACTCCATCCAACTTTTTTCTTCCCCACCAGTAGCCATGTACAGCCTTTCTATGATAAAGCCATTCAATAAGAAAGCCTCAAATAGACAATaaccttttattttgtttctctGTAACCTCATTAATTCACAAACATATTCAatgaatatacaaaattatgatatattattataataattattatacaacTAAGCATTTATCAATAATTCTATAAAGTTTTCAAACCTAACATTATCATCATATGCAATAAGACCATCAATGTTCactaaataaattaacataaaaacTATAATACTAAGCAGTTATCAATAATTCTATAAAATATTCAAGGCTAACATTATCATCATATTCAATAAGACCACCAATGCTCACTAAataaatttgcaaaaaaaaaaaacctcaatgGCAATACTCATTCATTCACTGAATGAGACAACACATGTACCGGAACATATAATGTTATTATAGTGATAGGACTATAATTAACCTTAATGTTTTACACCCATCAATTACAATGGAAAACGTAACAAAGAAATTGGAAATTATATTACTACAAGGGAAATTGCACTTTAGTCTCCAAATTATTCGTCTTTTAAAAATTTGGTCTCTATTTGTTAATTTGAACACattcaattccttaattattCACAACGTTACATATTTAAGGAAACTGAATTTGTTCAAAGTAATGTACAATGACCAAATTTCTAAATGGGAAACCATCCAAGGGCCATAAATGTGATTTcccattgttataatctattaTAATGATCAAAATGAAGCAAATTCACAGACTAGAATTCCGATGGCAGCCTATATTTGTTGCCAACTTCAATTGTAATTGGAGGGTGAATCAAATTTCGGTGCCAGATTTCTCTCCCTAAGggcacgtttggttcgcggaaaatatttgaagggaagtggaagtgaaattctgtggaaaagtagttaccaggaagataaattatgttgtttggttggtggaaaagaagttgatgggaaaataaattctgttgtttggttggatttagaatggtaaggaataatgtgtataaagacctaaatgcccctattattattattattattattattattattattattattattagtgggtgttaaatatgctttgaaaaaagaagaataagaaaaaataaataaataaataaacaagacaAAATTAAGATACACATTATACTAATGTTGCAGAAtaccataatattataacaaacaagtttcaaaatattacaaaatacacATGATATAAGTTAACAAGTTCATCCTTTTtagtttccaaaaaaataagCTAACATCATATTTTTACATAGCCAGCTTCATACTTACAATAGGATACTTTCTAActtgacaacaaaaacaacaatgcATCAGCCTTTGGTCCGTTGCAAGACTCCTCACCACAAACATGTTCAATATGTAGCAAGGAACCTTTTCACCCATTCAAGCCTTTGGTCCGCTGCAAGACTAAAAAATACAAGCATTTGATTTGGATATTCAGGAAGCTTGATCAAAGCCATAAACTTGTCATCATATTCCAGCCCCTCAATCTCACTCAACTTACCCTCTAATTGCTCAATTTTTTGTTGAAGAGTCAATTCAGTTCCAAGACTTTTACTTATTTTGTCTCCTACCGATTCCAACTTCTCACTCAACATCATGGCAGCACCAATCAAAGAATCTGCAGTAATAGGTTCACATGTGTCACTtcttttcctcttcctctttGTTGAACTCATCTCTCTAGCACCAGATGATTGAGTAGGGACAAACGAAAAATCATTGTCTTGCAATTCAACTGGATTGTCATCTTGACTACCTTCCATTGTTCCACCAATGCCTTCAACAGCTTCAgcattacccatttcataaacTATATCTGCACCTGTTTGTGAATCTTTGCCAGTAGCACGATCTTTTCCATAAATATCAGTAAACTCATTATAAAAAGGAAAGGTTTTCCTTCTATATTGCGCAGCTTCTTTATGACtctataaaacaaaacaaaaaaaaaatataataacaattagTGAATTGAGAGTAtaaagtgtaaaaaaaaaaaaagaatatagcAAATTTGGACATACACTTAAATAAGCCTCCCAAACATCATCTTCAGCAGTAACCATCTTCCTTTCATCATCCCATCCAAATCCACTATTATGATTTGTGAACAAATCATGGACAATGCTCCATTCTTTCTTCAATGTTTTAATTCTGGACTCAATGTGTGGTTTACCTTTTATATTTGAGTTAGGTAATTTAGTTGTAAGCATTTTCTCTAACTCACTCAAATAGCCAGCTTTAAATCCAGTATCAGACTTTTTTGTTCCCATATTATGCAAATCAATCATGCAAGAAACCAACATAGCATCTTCTTCATGAGTCCACCTTCTGTTCTTTACTTTTGAGCTACCCGTGTCAGCAGTTGCCATAATTATGTGCTAAACTTGAAAGGAAATATAATTATGTGCTAAACTTGAAAGGAAACATAATTAAATGTCATAACAATTTCAACATAAGCAAATGTCATGGAGTAGTTCAAATTTTTGACAAACATAGAGTTTTACATCAAATAAAATTGAGACAACAAGCTcataaaagataataaaaaatcaGACTCCTAATTATTCCATTGATTGAACATTTGATTTGCTAATTCCATTCGCCAATTAGTCCAAGCATCAGATGGATCAACTGTATTTATTGAATTCGTTTCACCTTCAACCGTATCAAACGCATCAAGTTCACTTTCCATAGGATCGACTTGCATCACTTGTCTAATAAGGTTGTGGAGCAAACAACATGCTATAATAATGCGATTGTGTGTCTTTATAGGGTAATATGATGGGCTCCTAAGAATACCCCATCTAATTTTTAATAACCCAAAACACCTCTCAATCACATTACGAGCGGCTGCatgtttcatattaaaaaattcttGCGGGCTTGTTGGTTGATAACCATGACGCCATTCATTCAAATGATACCTTTGTCCCCTAAAAGGTGCTAGAAACCCCTCACAATTTGTATAACCAGCATCAACTAGGTAATAGCAACCTACATAAGTGAcataattagttgataatatctatttaataataaacttaatccTATACAAAGCTTACCATGTGGCACTTCCAATGCATGTGTCCTACTAATTGCATCACGAAGAACTCGACTATCAGCCACTGATCCTTCCCAACCACTTAGAACATATACAAATTGCATATCAGGAGTGCACACACCTAAAACATTTGTTGCAATGTCTCCCTTACGAGTTCGATATCTAGGCTTATCAGAACTTGGCACATTAACCTTGATAAAGGTCCCATCTAAAGCACCTAAACAATTCTACAGGAAATATGAAccttaattaaaaacaaaaactcccaatatatataatacatcaaAATATTTATGATGATAGTGTACCTTAAACCACTTCCATCGACTGTCGGTACAATTTGCCGAAATGGGTTCGGGTGTTCTAAACAAATGACCTTGCAAATGCATTATAGCATTCAGGACTTTATGAAACGCTCGACTGATACTCTCACCTGACCTTCCATAATTGTATTGAATGACTCGATTTTTAACATGATGAGCAAGAATATGTAAGAAGATTACTACTTGTTCCCCAATAGTCATGTTCCTTGTTGGTTTTAATCCTCCTAAACTCTCTAGCATTTCACATAGTTTGGAAAAAGTTTGCAAATTCATCCTAAGTAGTGAAATGCATAACTCGTTATTATTCAAAATTCGTTGAACGTACTCTCTTTTGTAATAACTATCAAGAGAATAGTGCTTAATGCTTGGCCTATAACTATTGAGAGATGTTGTTGATGCCATTAAAAGTACTAAAGCACTAACAGCAGTATACATCTCTAAAAAAACAGTCAAAGCAGCCACaatcctttttcttctttcagcaattcTAGTTATACCCAAACGAGCCATGACTGCATTAATTAGGAAAAAAACATGATTGGATTGGTATTTTGTGCATAATTAGGCCAAATAAAATAGTATGAAGCAAGATGCATAGATTACGTACAGTATGTACACTACTGCAGATTTCCTAACAATACTGCAAATTAGCTTTTATCCCTTCCTTCTTTCAGACGTTGGCTTTTAATTAACCAAAAACACTACACACATCAAAATCCAATTAATTCTACTTTCACAAATAAAAGCATACTTCATATATACATACTGTACGTACAGTATATAAATACACATTacatacacaaatatatatatatttaagcaaataaacaaacaacacaGATTCTGCTCACCTAAGTATTTTAAGCAATCTTTAACCAAGTAATCTTTAATCTATCCACAAATAAAATACAAagtggaattaaaaaaaaaaaaaacaaagatgttAGAAGAAATCACTTACCCAAGGCTCTTGCTACGGTAAAATGGCTATAGTGCTTGAACTATGGACTATGGTGTTGATAAAAGAGGAAGAAAGACgcgagaagaaagaagaaggcaCCGATGGGAAGAACAGAGAAGAAAGCAATAAACGGCCGAAAGAAAAGAGAATGAGGAAACGGTAGAAGGGAGCAAGAAATAACCCTAGATTTGCcatttatatgtatgtaattaagAGAGAAGTACATGGGTAAATTAGTCCTAAAACCAGAATTTTTCTTCCCACCTgcaacggaaaaaaaaaaaccaccttTCCCCacagattttgttttcctgaGAAATGCAGAACTATACTTCCATTGGAAAACAAATTCCAATCAACCAAACCTTGGAAAAGACcaatttctttgatttatggGAACCTACTTCCCATGGAAAACTTTTTCatgcgaaccaaacatggcCTAAGGGAAGAAATAAAGAGGGAAAAGTGCAAGCTAATGATTACATATTCAAATCTAAAGCGCATGGTTCAGATCAACCCTTGGGAGCCTAAGTGGCTAAGTACCAGAGTGCATATAGATTGGTCCCTGCTAACAATGGTCCCATCAGGACCAATGCAAATCTATGATAATTGATAAGAAGTGTGCGATTCTATTCATCATGAGAAGTAAAAAAGCAGTGCTTCAAAGTGCAAGCCTTCCAAAAGGCATACACCATGCATGTTTTGCTCTGTTTTATAGTCATTTAACAATATGTTATATTgtagtaaaagaaaaatatggaaGTGTTACATTAACTTACTAATGCGTTGTCATATTCCTACAGCGTCAAGAAGTTGCGAATGTTGAGACACAGAAACCAGAGAATTGGCAACAATGGCACCACTGGCAGCAACCGCAGGGACTCCAATGCCTGGGAAAGTGGAGTCGCCACAGCATAGGAGCTGAGGGATTGGTGTTGAATGCCCAGGGAATGTGTCTTTGCCAGCTAGTATAGCTGGTCCATAAGTTCCTCTATTCCTCCTAAGAAACCTTTGGTGTGTTAGTGGAGTTCCAACCAATTTTACCTCACACTTGTCACGACTGAAACCTGGACCTAGCGCTCTTTCCACTGCCTTCCACATTACCTGCTCACACAAAAGAACTTACTCTataaaagaagggaaaaaataGAACAATTGGAATCAGATGAGAGACAGCTTGGCTCCTATAAATGGGCTTGCTGTATGAAGTGGTAGATAAAATGATCAACTATTCCACCTAGAACTCTAATTTCCACAGACTACTTTAAATCAAGGCTCTCCTAAAGCATAGTTCATATATCTATGACAAGTGTTAAGAGTCCcgcattgaaaaaataagagagaatacatgggtttataaggccatgggttagactagctaattggttggattcaatcttttagtgtggtttgaccAATGTGCATTCTAGCCCAATCTTAGTTTActataacaacaacaagaaaTTCTCTGAACAGTCAGGAAGAATACCCACAAGGCCAAGTGAAATGGGAAATATCAGTTGTGTCAATGATTGTAACAGCACTATCAAATGGCTAAACTTTCAAACAGAGGTAACATAGAACAAATTTCCCAATATACCTCAGACCGTTCCGCCTTGAGGTTTTTGTATTCACTGCTTTTGCGATCAAGTCCTTCCCAAATTTCAAATGGCTCAGTTCCAGGTGTATAGGCATGCAAGATGTGTTTCCCAGGAGGAGCAAGATTAGGACTAAGCACACTAGGTACAGATATCAGAACAACATTCTGATCAGCATCAACTCCTGTTTCCCAATCATTCACAACTATGTGATGGATTCCCAGGTCATCACGTATTCCCTAATCATCCAAATTTGATgttaaaaattcattacaatGGATTCAATAACAAACAGTGTCAGATGAAATTGGCATTTTGATTAAAAGGCAATATGAAATCTTGAAATTTGAAACCACTTCTCAGCAACTCACCTCTGCATTGAAGCCCAAATGCAGATGCATAAATGATTCGCATTGTGGGGTATTTTTTATCCGGTCCTGATATGTTTTTGGAACAACATCCTTTGGTAATAAGTTTAAAGTGTCCCACATAGATGCATTGCTGACAACAGCCTTTTTAGCACGAACAAACTGCAGTAAATTAACCTTATTAGATAACAATGAACAGGAGAGAAGACAGGTCAATTATACAtaaatttccttttcttgttattCACCATATTATTGTTACATACATATTATTTACTCACTTGGCCACTTCTTAGTTTTACTCCAGTGGCTCTACCATTTTCAACAACGATATTTTCTACATGGCTCTTAAGAGAAATCCGTCCACCAAACTTCTGTAATCCTCGTACAAGAGCATCAACTATAGCCCCACTTCCATGAAGAGGATACTCCAATGTGCAACCTGGCTTGTACCATTCTGAGAACATGTAAACCTATAACAGTAGGGAATACAATTTTACTGTTGTATAGTTGTATCAATGGACAAGAAGGATAAGCAGCCTTCAGAGATATAAGTGAGCTCAAACAAGAAAAGGtttcataaaatacaatatGGGGTAGAAAGACAAACAAAAAGTGGTGCTTGGATTGCCTAGTGTATTTGTCAAACGTATGCAAACTCATTTTAAGTAAGTTGTAACATATCAGATTAATTGGAGTTATCACCAAGTGCTCCTGTTTAGATCATTCTATAAAAACCAAAATTCCTATATGTGCATAGGCAATATGCCGCATCCtttgttttcaaattattttctgAGGCATGCATTTGGGAaacaaggaaaacaaatttttgGACCAATTTGCATTCCTAAGAAAAGCTTCATTACATTTATCCAGATAAAACAAGGACTGAATTTATCTTGAGCTAGATTAGCAAAAGTAGAACAATTATCAAAATTGAAGTGTAATGAAAAATGCTCTCTAACATTGGAACAAAGTAGAGTCCTGCTGTAACATTTTACAACCAAAGTACTATAATGTTCTGTGGATTTTTAGTTATTTATCATAGGAATCCTATGACATGGCAGACATTAAGATAGATCTTCTGCAATAGAAGGCACCAATATAACTTTAAAGTCTTGAGGTTTCTTTATCTAAATTAGAGAGCAAAAGGTGCAAAAAATTACCATCTCTGCAGAGAGTATGCCATTAGTTTTGACCCCTGCAAGCAAGAAAGCAAGAAGATCCAACCAATTCCTTATAAAAGGATCTTTTAGGCCCAATGAATCAATAATTTCTGAAAAGGGTCTGAGAAGCTTTGTTGCACCAAGGGCCCCCTGAGGTCCCATTTGAGCAAAAGATTTCAAGAGGGAGGGTGCATATCTGGCAGCAGCAGTGGAAAGAATACCCAGGTCACCTCGGATAGACAGAGGAGGTAGAGCCATTGCTGCTGCTGACATTGGAAGAATTGCATCCTTCACCAAAGAGGATTTGATACACATAAGATGAAGAACAATGGAACAGAATAATTCAAGTAATATAattgagaataaaataaaagaagttTCTCAAAGTTTAGATAAAGTGAACATTCTAAATAAGCATCAATGAAACAAGATTGATATAGAAAAAATGTGGAACTCACAAGAAGCTTTTTCCATTCTCTCACAGAATCAGGACCTGCATAGTTTTCCAGATCCTGGAGAATGGACATATAGTTAAAACTTGAAAG encodes:
- the LOC116029486 gene encoding prolycopene isomerase 1, chloroplastic isoform X2; this encodes MASAGVATFLPKFPSPVSKFRSSGNNRRRRSTLSPRNSATGVGEASSSSVSSNGYPSTSNQPFPGKPEADVVVIGSGIAGLCCAGLLARYQQDVLVLESHDVPGGAAHSFDIKGYKFDSGPSLFSGFQSRGPQANPLAQVLDALGESIPCTKYDSWMVYIPEGEFLSRIGPTEFFKDAILPMSAAAMALPPLSIRGDLGILSTAAARYAPSLLKSFAQMGPQGALGATKLLRPFSEIIDSLGLKDPFIRNWLDLLAFLLAGVKTNGILSAEMVYMFSEWYKPGCTLEYPLHGSGAIVDALVRGLQKFGGRISLKSHVENIVVENGRATGVKLRSGQFVRAKKAVVSNASMWDTLNLLPKDVVPKTYQDRIKNTPQCESFMHLHLGFNAEGIRDDLGIHHIVVNDWETGVDADQNVVLISVPSVLSPNLAPPGKHILHAYTPGTEPFEIWEGLDRKSSEYKNLKAERSEVMWKAVERALGPGFSRDKCEVKLVGTPLTHQRFLRRNRGTYGPAILAGKDTFPGHSTPIPQLLCCGDSTFPGIGVPAVAASGAIVANSLVSVSQHSQLLDAVGI
- the LOC116029486 gene encoding prolycopene isomerase, chloroplastic isoform X1, which produces MASAGVATFLPKFPSPVSKFRSSGNNRRRRSTLSPRNSATGVGEASSSSVSSNGYPSTSNQPFPGKPEADVVVIGSGIAGLCCAGLLARYQQDVLVLESHDVPGGAAHSFDIKGYKFDSGPSLFSGFQSRGPQANPLAQVLDALGESIPCTKYDSWMVYIPEGEFLSRIGPTEFFKDLENYAGPDSVREWKKLLDAILPMSAAAMALPPLSIRGDLGILSTAAARYAPSLLKSFAQMGPQGALGATKLLRPFSEIIDSLGLKDPFIRNWLDLLAFLLAGVKTNGILSAEMVYMFSEWYKPGCTLEYPLHGSGAIVDALVRGLQKFGGRISLKSHVENIVVENGRATGVKLRSGQFVRAKKAVVSNASMWDTLNLLPKDVVPKTYQDRIKNTPQCESFMHLHLGFNAEGIRDDLGIHHIVVNDWETGVDADQNVVLISVPSVLSPNLAPPGKHILHAYTPGTEPFEIWEGLDRKSSEYKNLKAERSEVMWKAVERALGPGFSRDKCEVKLVGTPLTHQRFLRRNRGTYGPAILAGKDTFPGHSTPIPQLLCCGDSTFPGIGVPAVAASGAIVANSLVSVSQHSQLLDAVGI
- the LOC116029487 gene encoding uncharacterized protein At2g29880-like, giving the protein MATADTGSSKVKNRRWTHEEDAMLVSCMIDLHNMGTKKSDTGFKAGYLSELEKMLTTKLPNSNIKGKPHIESRIKTLKKEWSIVHDLFTNHNSGFGWDDERKMVTAEDDVWEAYLSSHKEAAQYRRKTFPFYNEFTDIYGKDRATGKDSQTGADIVYEMGNAEAVEGIGGTMEGSQDDNPVELQDNDFSFVPTQSSGAREMSSTKRKRKRSDTCEPITADSLIGAAMMLSEKLESVGDKISKSLGTELTLQQKIEQLEGKLSEIEGLEYDDKFMALIKLPEYPNQMLVFFSLAADQRLEWVKRFLATY